Proteins encoded within one genomic window of Saccharopolyspora pogona:
- a CDS encoding FAD-dependent monooxygenase → MRVLVIGAGVGGLAIANGLIDKGHHVQVFEHADALRTTGAGITVWSNGTAALRELGVDIEAAGRPLHSLRSVTETGRLLWEADLGEVTERLGSPTVQIPRRTLIAEMAAALPPGVLHFGRRCVGVTEHPDHVVVEFADGGSAAGDVLIGADGQGSVVRREVLGGDPARPTGWASWQGMTRSDLPIAHGHQTLNIAGRNAHCGLIPTGDGLLHWWFDMPWKDGDPVLSVADLRQVFRGWPGPVEELLASVTDDDLGFFPHIRHKVPQVWGGPRSTLLGDAVHAMPPAVAQAANQTLEDAWLLTQFLSNVDREPAELLRAYEQERRPRALKVSRTAALTSAQRSTPLQRLARFPRWLATRSQVASLRSGSNVLRLARQPQVQVA, encoded by the coding sequence ATGCGGGTTCTCGTGATCGGGGCCGGAGTCGGGGGACTTGCCATCGCCAACGGATTGATCGACAAGGGCCACCACGTGCAGGTCTTCGAGCACGCGGACGCCCTGCGGACCACCGGCGCGGGCATCACGGTGTGGAGCAACGGCACCGCTGCGCTGCGCGAACTCGGCGTCGACATCGAGGCGGCGGGCCGTCCGCTGCACAGCCTCCGGTCTGTCACCGAAACCGGTCGGCTGCTCTGGGAGGCCGATCTCGGCGAGGTCACCGAGCGCTTGGGCTCGCCGACGGTGCAGATCCCCCGCCGCACGCTGATCGCGGAGATGGCCGCCGCGCTGCCGCCGGGCGTGCTGCACTTCGGCCGCCGCTGCGTCGGCGTCACCGAGCACCCGGACCACGTCGTCGTCGAGTTCGCTGACGGCGGCTCGGCCGCCGGGGACGTGCTGATCGGCGCCGACGGCCAGGGTTCGGTGGTGCGCCGCGAGGTGCTGGGCGGTGACCCGGCGCGGCCGACAGGCTGGGCCAGCTGGCAGGGCATGACCCGCAGCGACCTGCCGATCGCGCACGGTCACCAGACGCTCAACATCGCCGGCCGCAACGCGCACTGCGGCCTCATCCCGACCGGCGACGGGCTGCTCCACTGGTGGTTCGACATGCCCTGGAAGGACGGCGACCCGGTGCTGTCCGTCGCCGACCTGCGGCAGGTCTTCCGCGGCTGGCCGGGCCCGGTCGAGGAACTGCTGGCCTCGGTCACCGACGACGACCTTGGGTTCTTCCCGCACATCCGGCACAAGGTGCCGCAGGTCTGGGGCGGCCCGCGCAGCACGCTGCTGGGCGACGCGGTGCACGCGATGCCGCCCGCCGTGGCGCAGGCGGCCAACCAGACGTTGGAGGACGCCTGGTTGCTCACCCAGTTCTTGTCCAATGTGGACCGCGAACCGGCGGAGCTGCTGCGGGCCTACGAGCAGGAGCGGCGACCGCGCGCGCTGAAGGTATCGCGCACCGCGGCGCTGACCTCGGCGCAGCGCAGCACCCCGTTGCAGCGCCTGGCGAGGTTCCCGAGGTGGCTGGCGACCCGCAGCCAGGTGGCCTCGCTGCGCTCCGGCAGCAACGTCCTCCGCCTCGCCCGGCAACCCCAGGTCCAGGTCGCCTGA
- a CDS encoding aldo/keto reductase, which translates to MTQVPNITLNTGAAMPQLGYGVFQVPAGQVVERVLAALQAGYRSIDTAAVYGNEEGVGKAIAESGLKREELFVTTKLGNDSQGCERTLKAFDESLTKLGLDYVDLYLIHWPLPAKDRYVETWKAFQQLHADGRAKAIGVSNFQIPHLRRLFEETDAVPAVNQIELHPNLPQAELRAFHAEHGIATEAWSPLGQGKGLLDDASLASLAEKYDKSPAQLVLRWQIQLGNIAIPKSVTPSRIKENIEVFDFELADDDVAGITALKTGIRVGPDPDVFGG; encoded by the coding sequence ATGACACAGGTTCCGAACATCACGCTCAACACCGGCGCAGCGATGCCACAGCTGGGTTACGGCGTCTTCCAGGTCCCGGCCGGCCAGGTCGTCGAGCGGGTGCTGGCGGCGCTGCAGGCCGGGTACCGCAGCATCGACACGGCCGCGGTGTACGGCAACGAGGAGGGTGTGGGCAAGGCGATCGCCGAATCGGGCCTCAAGCGCGAGGAACTGTTCGTCACCACCAAGCTCGGGAACGACTCCCAGGGCTGCGAACGCACGCTGAAGGCCTTCGACGAGAGCCTCACCAAGCTCGGGCTCGACTACGTCGACCTCTACCTGATCCACTGGCCGCTCCCGGCCAAGGACCGCTACGTCGAGACTTGGAAGGCGTTCCAGCAGCTGCACGCCGACGGCCGCGCCAAGGCGATCGGGGTGTCGAACTTCCAGATCCCGCACCTGCGCCGGTTGTTCGAGGAGACCGACGCGGTGCCCGCGGTCAACCAGATCGAGCTGCACCCGAACCTGCCGCAGGCCGAGCTGCGCGCGTTCCACGCCGAGCACGGCATCGCCACCGAGGCGTGGAGCCCGCTGGGTCAGGGCAAGGGCCTGCTCGACGATGCGTCGCTGGCTTCGCTGGCCGAGAAGTACGACAAGAGCCCGGCGCAGCTCGTGCTGCGCTGGCAAATCCAGCTGGGCAACATCGCGATCCCGAAGTCCGTCACGCCCTCGCGGATCAAGGAGAACATCGAGGTCTTCGACTTCGAGCTCGCCGACGATGACGTCGCGGGCATCACGGCGCTGAAGACCGGCATCCGCGTCGGCCCCGACCCGGACGTCTTCGGCGGCTGA
- a CDS encoding MFS transporter has translation MPIALLALAIAAFGIGTTEFVMMGLLPEVATDLQVSIPDAGGYISLYALGVVIGAPLLTMLGMRFKRKTMLLSMLVLFTVGNLCSAFAPTHELLLGARFLAGLPHGVFFGIGAVVAASLVATDKRAQAISMMFIGLTVANIVGVPVGTLLGQALGWRWAFGLVAVIGIIALAAVAALVPDQPKPTDVSVRGELRAFRRPQVWLAFAVVVFGFAATFSFYSYIKPVLTDVTGYTPTAVTLLLALFGVGMTVGTAVGGRLADRAPMKTLYVFLGALAACLALFVVTSHSAALAPITVFLIGATGFAAIPSIQARILDQAKEAPALGSASIQSTFNIANSLGAYLGGVVIAAGLGLTAPSWVGALLAVVGLGFALVSGWLDRRPQRSEVLVSHRAAQPTESIEVG, from the coding sequence TTGCCCATTGCCCTGTTGGCCCTGGCCATCGCCGCATTCGGGATTGGAACGACCGAGTTCGTGATGATGGGCCTGCTGCCCGAAGTCGCCACCGACCTGCAGGTGTCGATCCCGGACGCCGGAGGCTACATCTCGCTGTACGCGCTCGGCGTTGTCATCGGCGCACCGCTGCTGACCATGCTGGGCATGCGGTTCAAGCGCAAGACGATGCTGCTCAGCATGCTGGTGCTGTTCACCGTCGGGAACCTGTGCTCGGCGTTCGCGCCTACGCACGAGCTATTGCTCGGCGCCCGGTTCCTCGCGGGCCTGCCACACGGCGTGTTCTTCGGCATCGGTGCCGTGGTCGCCGCGAGCCTGGTCGCCACCGACAAGCGCGCCCAGGCCATCTCGATGATGTTCATCGGGCTCACCGTGGCGAACATCGTCGGCGTCCCGGTCGGCACGCTGCTCGGCCAGGCGCTCGGCTGGCGCTGGGCGTTCGGCCTGGTCGCGGTGATCGGCATCATCGCGCTGGCCGCGGTCGCGGCGCTGGTGCCCGACCAGCCCAAGCCCACCGACGTCAGCGTGCGCGGCGAGCTGCGCGCGTTCCGCCGCCCGCAGGTCTGGCTGGCGTTCGCCGTCGTGGTCTTCGGCTTCGCCGCGACCTTCTCCTTCTACAGCTACATCAAGCCGGTGCTGACCGACGTCACCGGCTACACGCCGACCGCGGTCACCCTGCTGCTGGCGCTGTTCGGCGTCGGGATGACCGTCGGCACCGCGGTCGGCGGGCGACTCGCCGACCGGGCTCCGATGAAGACGCTGTACGTCTTCCTCGGCGCGCTGGCGGCCTGCCTGGCACTGTTCGTGGTCACCTCGCACAGCGCGGCGCTGGCGCCGATCACGGTGTTCCTGATCGGCGCGACCGGGTTCGCGGCGATCCCCAGCATCCAGGCGCGAATCCTGGACCAGGCCAAGGAGGCCCCGGCGCTGGGCTCGGCGAGCATCCAGTCGACCTTCAACATCGCCAACTCGCTGGGCGCCTACCTCGGCGGCGTGGTGATCGCCGCCGGTCTTGGGTTGACCGCGCCGAGCTGGGTGGGAGCCCTGCTGGCGGTGGTCGGCCTGGGCTTCGCGCTGGTCTCCGGCTGGCTGGACCGGCGGCCCCAGCGGTCCGAGGTCCTGGTCTCGCACCGCGCCGCGCAGCCCACCGAGTCGATCGAGGTCGGCTGA